A single genomic interval of Devosia oryziradicis harbors:
- a CDS encoding VOC family protein — translation MRNLNYILLAVADPAKSAAFYSTLLDIQPVESSPTFVLYVLPNGVKLGLWIKGEIEPAPRPAGGIEVCFSEDDYDAVSLTFNDWKNKARIIQQPIEMDFGFTFVAEDPDGHRLRVFAPAADPR, via the coding sequence ATGCGCAACCTCAACTACATTCTGCTCGCCGTCGCCGATCCGGCCAAGAGCGCGGCATTTTATTCAACGCTGCTTGACATCCAGCCGGTGGAGAGCTCACCGACCTTCGTGCTCTATGTGCTGCCCAACGGCGTCAAGCTGGGCCTGTGGATCAAGGGCGAGATCGAGCCAGCGCCGCGACCGGCCGGCGGCATAGAGGTCTGCTTCAGCGAAGATGACTACGATGCTGTCAGCCTTACGTTCAACGACTGGAAGAATAAGGCCCGGATCATCCAGCAGCCGATCGAGATGGACTTCGGCTTCACCTTTGTTGCCGAAGATCCAGATGGCCATCGGCTCCGCGTCTTCGCACCGGCAGCCGATCCGCGATAG
- a CDS encoding helix-turn-helix transcriptional regulator, producing MSRTARLLDLLQLLRNRSTPITGPALAQELGISIRSLYRDIATLQAQGADIIGEPGLGYVLRPGFTLPPLMFSADEIEAIVLGSRWVAARADDGRLSQSAKQALSKITAVLPAELRERAEATNLLVARMGLAPATIDAGIIRLAIRNERKLIITYRGPDDTETERTIWPFLIGFFEQARLVAAWCELRQGYRHFRIDRISHVEATEVRYPRRRAVMLKEWRAEQNVPPPA from the coding sequence ATGTCCCGCACCGCCCGCCTGCTCGACCTGCTGCAATTGCTGCGCAACCGATCGACACCGATCACCGGCCCGGCGCTGGCGCAGGAGCTCGGCATATCGATCCGCTCGCTCTATCGGGACATCGCCACCCTCCAGGCTCAGGGTGCCGATATCATCGGCGAGCCGGGGCTGGGCTATGTCCTGCGGCCTGGATTCACGCTCCCCCCGCTGATGTTCTCGGCCGACGAGATCGAGGCCATCGTGCTGGGTTCGCGCTGGGTGGCGGCCCGCGCCGATGATGGCCGACTGAGCCAGTCGGCGAAACAGGCGCTGAGCAAGATCACCGCGGTCTTGCCCGCCGAACTGCGGGAGCGTGCCGAGGCCACCAACCTGCTGGTCGCGCGTATGGGTCTCGCTCCAGCCACCATCGATGCCGGCATCATCCGCCTCGCCATCCGTAACGAGCGCAAGCTGATCATCACCTATCGCGGCCCAGACGACACGGAAACCGAGCGCACCATCTGGCCCTTCCTGATCGGCTTTTTCGAGCAGGCGCGGCTCGTTGCCGCCTGGTGCGAGCTGCGGCAGGGCTATCGCCACTTCCGCATCGACCGCATCAGCCATGTCGAGGCGACCGAAGTCCGCTATCCGCGGCGGCGGGCAGTCATGCTCAAGGAGTGGCGCGCCGAGCAGAACGTGCCGCCGCCGGCCTGA